A single window of Gemmatimonadota bacterium DNA harbors:
- a CDS encoding 4-alpha-glucanotransferase, producing MNERSSTTPAAGVDADLLPLVELWGLEPGFWPADGGAFRTAGREALLAALRTLGALDEGDDLDEAARRRQAELTARILDPVTVVRADVDDSVLLRAPAEWRDVSLQAHLEAEDGSADREWAAPLTPETWTSPSPTAPGWPARDGLPGPLARLPLPHPLTPGYWTLRVRGAGRSVTSRVIATPGSAWTPSPPRRGWGAFLPLHALRTERSRGTGDFSDLERLLDWLGGLGAEWLGTLPLFPVFLDQPYDPSPYAPVSRRMWSELFIDPARAPELDRSADACALLSNATFRAEAARVREVGDVDYRSSAALVRRALEPLSSTFFADAPHAEARLAALGPDRATVERYARFRGQRDADADRSDMGTATRYHLYAQVLAREQIEQLTRREGTFTGLYLDLPLGTHPDGFDRAEDPELYAPATSVGAPPDPFFDQGQNWGFPPMDPHRLRERGHRPWADAFAHLARAARAVRIDHVMGLHRLFWIPADVSATDGVYVRYPAHELHAVLAVESHRAGIEVVGEDLGTVPDEVRAALDAGSVRRMYVVPFHLERDWTDPAPADGPPPPLEPVPPGAVASLGTHDMAPFAAWWSERVRARTGDATPPSPERLEDVRQRLLDALAESPARMVLIDLEDLWLEHRPQNVPGTASDANWRRKAARSLDEIRASTTLVDSLVRIDRIRRAAEEPRPI from the coding sequence GTGAACGAGCGATCCTCGACGACGCCCGCCGCAGGGGTCGATGCGGACCTGCTGCCGTTGGTCGAGCTGTGGGGGCTCGAGCCGGGCTTCTGGCCCGCCGACGGCGGCGCGTTCCGCACCGCAGGACGCGAAGCGCTCCTGGCGGCGCTGCGCACGCTGGGTGCGCTCGACGAGGGCGACGATCTGGACGAAGCCGCACGGCGTCGGCAGGCCGAACTGACCGCGCGCATCCTCGATCCCGTGACCGTGGTCCGCGCCGACGTCGACGACAGCGTGCTCCTACGCGCCCCGGCAGAATGGAGGGACGTCTCCCTGCAGGCCCATCTCGAGGCCGAGGACGGATCGGCCGACCGGGAGTGGGCCGCGCCGCTCACTCCGGAGACGTGGACGAGCCCCTCCCCCACCGCGCCCGGGTGGCCGGCACGAGACGGTCTACCGGGCCCCCTGGCCCGGCTGCCACTTCCCCACCCACTCACGCCGGGGTATTGGACGTTGCGCGTGCGGGGTGCCGGACGGAGCGTGACGTCCCGGGTGATCGCGACGCCGGGCTCCGCCTGGACCCCTTCTCCACCACGTCGGGGATGGGGCGCGTTCCTGCCGCTGCACGCGCTGCGCACGGAGCGCAGCCGGGGCACCGGCGACTTCTCCGACCTCGAGCGCCTGCTCGACTGGCTCGGGGGCCTCGGCGCAGAGTGGTTGGGCACGTTGCCGCTGTTCCCGGTGTTCCTCGACCAGCCCTACGACCCCAGCCCGTACGCACCCGTCTCGCGGCGGATGTGGAGCGAGCTGTTCATCGATCCGGCGCGCGCGCCGGAGCTCGATCGGTCCGCCGATGCCTGCGCTCTCCTGAGCAACGCGACGTTCCGGGCGGAGGCCGCCCGCGTCCGCGAGGTGGGCGATGTGGACTACCGCAGCTCGGCTGCCCTCGTGCGTCGGGCCCTGGAGCCCCTCTCCTCGACGTTCTTCGCCGACGCCCCACACGCGGAGGCCCGCCTCGCGGCATTGGGACCGGACCGGGCGACGGTCGAGCGCTACGCACGCTTCCGCGGACAGCGCGACGCGGACGCGGACCGTTCCGACATGGGCACCGCGACGCGCTACCACCTCTATGCCCAGGTTCTGGCGCGCGAGCAGATCGAGCAGCTCACCCGACGGGAGGGCACGTTCACGGGTCTGTACCTGGACCTGCCTCTCGGCACGCATCCCGACGGCTTCGACCGCGCCGAGGATCCCGAACTCTACGCACCGGCCACGAGTGTCGGTGCACCGCCCGATCCCTTCTTCGATCAGGGCCAGAACTGGGGCTTTCCCCCCATGGATCCCCATCGCCTGCGCGAACGCGGGCATCGGCCGTGGGCCGACGCCTTCGCGCATCTGGCCCGGGCCGCGCGCGCCGTGCGCATCGATCACGTGATGGGACTGCACCGCCTCTTCTGGATCCCGGCGGACGTCTCCGCCACCGACGGCGTCTACGTCCGCTACCCCGCGCACGAGCTGCACGCCGTCCTGGCCGTCGAGTCGCACCGGGCCGGGATCGAGGTGGTAGGCGAGGACCTGGGCACCGTACCGGACGAGGTGCGGGCTGCGTTGGACGCCGGGTCCGTGCGTCGGATGTACGTGGTGCCGTTCCATCTGGAGCGCGACTGGACCGACCCCGCGCCCGCCGACGGACCCCCGCCGCCGCTCGAGCCGGTGCCTCCGGGCGCGGTGGCGAGCCTGGGCACACACGACATGGCGCCCTTCGCGGCCTGGTGGTCCGAGCGTGTGCGGGCCCGGACCGGGGACGCGACGCCACCGTCACCGGAGCGGCTCGAGGACGTGCGCCAACGACTTCTCGATGCGCTCGCGGAGAGCCCCGCCCGCATGGTGCTGATCGACCTGGAAGACCTCTGGCTCGAGCACCGACCGCAGAACGTGCCCGGCACGGCGTCCGACGCGAACTGGCGGCGCAAGGCCGCCCGTTCCCTCGACGAGATCCGAGCCTCAACCACCCTCGTGGACAGCCTGGTCCGCATCGACCGGATCCGGCGTGCGGCCGAGGAGCCCCGACCGATATGA
- the treS gene encoding maltose alpha-D-glucosyltransferase, giving the protein MNPLAPSLRRRPPRARPRPASDPLWFKDAVIYELHVRSFHDSNGDGIGDFQGLRRKLDYLQELGVTALWLLPFYPSPLRDDGYDIADYHTVHPSYGTLDDFRAFLEEAHRRGLKVITELVINHTSDQHPWFQRARRAPPGSPEREMYVWSDTPDRYSDARIIFTDFEPSNWSWDPVAQAYFWHRFYGHQPDLNYDNPEVHERILQVLDYWFEMGVDGMRLDAIPYLYEREGTSCENLPETHAFLRKLRSHVDERFANRMLLAEANQWPEDAAAYFGDGDECHMNFHFPIMPRLFMALQMEDRFPIVDILEQTPAIPANSQWALFLRNHDELTLEMVTDEERDYMYRVYARDRTARINLGIRRRLGPLLENDRRQIELLNSLLLSLPGTPVIYYGDEIGMGDNFYLGDRNGVRTPMQWSADRNAGFSEANPQRLFLPVVIDPEYYYGSVNVEAQQANPSSLLWWMRRIISLRRRHPAFGRGSFRWVHSDNRHILAFLRQHEGESILVVANLSRFPQACTLDLSDLSGRVPVELFGRTRFPAADGDPYPFSLGPYGFYWFRLEATPTDGAEGEPTEAPVLAAETEPVEIFHEARWDALGPPLLRHARRSRWYRGKGRTVREAAVADVLDLDGSEARRLALLRVGYVASDSDADVYVVPLELDAEEDADDAADSGGIATVEVPDGSALLRDGLEEPETAGVLLDLILERGTVEGQVGALVGLRTQEDVDTSDVPTATVSRAEQSNTSVIFGDRWILKVFRKLEAGPNLDREVVDYLTRRGFPNTPAIHGALEYRPRRGEPATLAVLQQYVRNQGDVWSTALESLERYFERALASGADARQVDVPATADRAVPSMTDLLGPGVVDLFDLLGRRTAELHRTLADTDEPAFRPEPYTPFYQRSLYQSIRNLVGQTFRLLEAHEHRLDPAARERARHVLRSRDDILERSRPPTRAIGGKRIRVHGDYHMGQVLSTGRDVMIIDFEGEPARPLGERRLKRSPLRDVAGMLRSFHYAASMGRLRQEEITGGGDASTREALAAWADLWCRWATRLFLGAYLRTERGAGLVPSAAADRRFLLDYYLIEKALRELGYEVENRPSWAWLPLEGLLELLGTRPGPESRA; this is encoded by the coding sequence ATGAACCCGCTCGCGCCATCGCTTCGCAGGAGACCACCCCGGGCGCGACCGCGCCCGGCGTCCGATCCGCTCTGGTTCAAGGATGCCGTCATCTACGAGCTGCACGTCCGCTCGTTCCACGACTCCAACGGCGACGGGATCGGAGACTTCCAGGGACTGCGCCGTAAGCTCGACTACCTGCAGGAGCTCGGGGTCACGGCTCTTTGGTTGCTCCCCTTCTACCCGTCTCCGCTCCGCGACGACGGCTACGACATCGCGGACTACCACACGGTCCACCCGTCGTACGGTACGCTGGACGACTTCCGGGCCTTCCTGGAGGAAGCGCACCGCCGCGGGCTCAAGGTCATCACGGAGCTGGTGATCAACCACACGTCGGACCAACACCCGTGGTTCCAGCGGGCTCGCCGGGCCCCGCCCGGTAGCCCGGAGCGCGAGATGTACGTCTGGAGCGACACGCCGGATCGGTATTCGGACGCACGCATCATCTTCACCGATTTCGAGCCGTCCAACTGGAGTTGGGATCCTGTCGCCCAGGCGTACTTCTGGCACCGCTTCTACGGGCACCAGCCGGACCTCAACTACGACAACCCCGAGGTCCACGAGCGCATCCTCCAGGTCCTGGACTACTGGTTCGAGATGGGCGTGGACGGGATGCGGCTGGACGCCATCCCCTATCTGTACGAGCGGGAAGGCACGAGCTGCGAGAACCTGCCGGAGACCCACGCCTTCCTGCGGAAGCTGCGCAGCCACGTGGATGAGCGGTTCGCCAATCGCATGCTGTTGGCCGAGGCCAACCAGTGGCCGGAGGACGCCGCGGCGTACTTCGGCGATGGCGACGAGTGCCACATGAACTTCCACTTCCCCATCATGCCGCGGCTGTTCATGGCGCTGCAGATGGAGGACCGCTTTCCCATCGTCGATATCCTCGAGCAGACGCCGGCCATCCCGGCCAACTCGCAGTGGGCGCTCTTCCTGCGCAACCACGACGAGCTCACCCTCGAGATGGTGACGGACGAGGAGCGGGACTACATGTACCGCGTCTACGCCCGCGACCGGACCGCACGGATCAACCTGGGCATCCGCCGACGCCTCGGTCCGCTGCTCGAGAACGATCGGCGCCAGATCGAGCTCCTGAACTCGCTGTTGCTCTCCCTACCGGGAACCCCCGTCATCTACTACGGGGACGAGATCGGTATGGGAGACAACTTCTACCTGGGCGATCGCAACGGTGTGCGCACCCCGATGCAGTGGAGCGCCGATCGGAACGCCGGTTTCTCGGAGGCCAATCCGCAGCGCCTGTTCCTGCCCGTCGTGATCGACCCGGAGTACTACTACGGCTCCGTGAATGTGGAGGCCCAACAGGCCAATCCCAGTTCGCTGCTGTGGTGGATGCGACGCATCATCTCCCTGCGGCGCCGCCACCCGGCGTTCGGGCGCGGATCGTTCCGCTGGGTCCACTCCGACAACCGCCACATCCTGGCCTTCCTGCGGCAGCACGAAGGGGAATCCATCCTGGTGGTGGCGAACCTCTCGCGCTTCCCGCAGGCGTGCACGCTGGATCTCTCCGATCTGAGCGGCCGGGTTCCGGTCGAGCTGTTCGGCCGGACCCGCTTCCCGGCCGCGGACGGGGATCCGTACCCGTTCTCGCTCGGTCCCTACGGGTTCTACTGGTTCCGGCTCGAAGCCACGCCCACGGACGGAGCGGAGGGAGAGCCCACCGAGGCACCGGTCCTGGCCGCCGAGACCGAGCCCGTCGAGATCTTCCACGAGGCCCGCTGGGACGCGCTCGGTCCACCGTTGCTACGGCATGCGCGCCGCTCCCGCTGGTACCGGGGCAAGGGCCGCACCGTGCGGGAGGCCGCCGTCGCGGACGTGTTGGACCTCGACGGGTCCGAGGCCCGACGGCTGGCCCTGCTCCGCGTGGGTTACGTCGCCAGCGACTCCGATGCGGACGTCTACGTCGTTCCGCTGGAGTTGGACGCAGAGGAGGACGCCGACGACGCCGCGGACAGCGGTGGCATCGCCACCGTGGAGGTCCCGGACGGATCGGCGCTCCTGCGCGACGGCCTCGAGGAGCCGGAGACGGCGGGCGTGCTGCTCGACCTCATCCTGGAGCGAGGGACCGTGGAGGGGCAGGTGGGCGCGCTGGTGGGTCTGCGCACGCAGGAAGACGTCGATACCTCGGACGTGCCGACGGCCACGGTATCGCGCGCGGAGCAGAGCAACACGTCCGTGATCTTCGGCGATCGCTGGATCCTCAAGGTCTTCCGGAAGCTCGAGGCAGGACCGAACCTCGACCGGGAGGTGGTGGACTACCTCACCCGCCGCGGCTTCCCCAACACCCCGGCGATCCACGGCGCGCTCGAGTACCGCCCGCGAAGGGGGGAGCCGGCGACCCTGGCCGTGCTGCAACAGTACGTGCGGAATCAGGGCGACGTCTGGAGCACGGCGCTCGAATCGCTCGAACGCTATTTCGAACGGGCGCTGGCATCCGGTGCGGACGCCCGCCAGGTGGACGTCCCCGCGACCGCGGACCGCGCAGTGCCTTCCATGACGGATCTGCTGGGACCCGGCGTGGTGGACCTGTTCGATCTCCTGGGCCGTCGGACGGCCGAGCTGCATCGAACGCTGGCGGACACCGACGAGCCCGCGTTCCGACCCGAGCCCTATACGCCGTTCTACCAGCGTTCCCTCTACCAGTCCATCCGGAACCTGGTGGGTCAGACGTTCCGTCTGCTGGAGGCGCACGAGCATCGTCTCGACCCTGCCGCGCGCGAACGGGCCCGACACGTCCTGCGCTCCCGGGACGACATCCTGGAGCGCTCGCGGCCTCCCACCCGCGCGATCGGTGGTAAGCGGATCCGTGTGCACGGGGACTACCACATGGGGCAGGTGCTCTCCACGGGTCGCGACGTCATGATCATCGATTTCGAGGGGGAGCCAGCCCGTCCGCTCGGGGAGCGGAGACTCAAGCGCTCCCCGCTCCGCGATGTCGCCGGCATGCTGCGTTCCTTCCACTACGCGGCGAGCATGGGCCGACTCCGCCAGGAGGAGATCACCGGTGGAGGAGACGCCTCCACCCGCGAGGCGCTCGCGGCCTGGGCCGACCTGTGGTGCCGCTGGGCCACGCGGCTCTTCCTGGGCGCGTACCTGCGCACGGAGCGCGGCGCCGGGCTGGTGCCCTCCGCGGCTGCCGATCGGCGCTTCCTGCTGGACTACTACCTGATCGAGAAGGCGCTGCGCGAGCTGGGGTACGAAGTGGAGAACCGTCCCTCCTGGGCCTGGCTTCCGCTGGAAGGTCTGCTGGAGCTGCTCGGCACGCGCCCCGGTCCGGAGTCGCGCGCGTGA
- a CDS encoding maltotransferase domain-containing protein: protein MVLLDPSPEIDAGRYAAKAVAGEPFTVEVDAFTDGHDRVACALLWRPVGEDETDWSETSMTALVNDRWRGQFTPAQPGRYEYTVIGWIDRFRTWAEDLRKRIDADQDVAQELLIGADLVGEAAEEARDDTSAALEAWATRLRKAGGAPLRGSTDAAQDVLDALDEPLAADARRWQARRFVARYPRVLPLQVDRPLGRTGAWYEFFPRSTGPDGRHGTFADAEAHLPYVAELGFDVIYLPPIHPIGRTARKGPNNRTSSGPADPGSPWAIGAAEGGHTAVHPDLGTLEDFQHFRARAEALGLEVALDIAFQCSPDHPWVEEHPQWFRHRPDGSIRTAENPPKRYEDIYPFDFETEDWRALWEALRDVFLFWVEQGVRVFRVDNPHTKPFPFWEWCIAQVREQSPDVLFLSEAFTRPKVMHTLAKLGFSQSYTYFAWRNSAAELQAYMEELTTPPTCHYFRPAFWPNTPDILTEYLQTGGRGAYTVRLVLAGTLASTYGIYGPAFELLEHRPREPESEEYLDSEKYQVRDWDLERPESLRELVRLLNRIRHENPALQSNERLLFHDTDDEHVLAFSKRTPDGSNRILVVVNVDPHHAHAAHVDLRPDAFGLDADTRYRAHDLLGGGRFQWPAERAWVHLDPAGLPAHIFRLKPYQPRDETHFDYFV from the coding sequence GTGGTGCTGCTCGACCCCAGCCCCGAGATCGATGCGGGCCGCTACGCCGCCAAGGCGGTGGCGGGCGAACCGTTCACGGTGGAGGTCGACGCCTTCACAGACGGCCACGACCGCGTAGCCTGCGCGCTCTTGTGGCGTCCCGTCGGGGAGGACGAGACCGACTGGTCCGAGACGTCCATGACGGCACTGGTCAACGATCGTTGGCGCGGGCAGTTCACGCCGGCCCAGCCCGGCCGCTACGAGTACACGGTCATCGGGTGGATCGACCGGTTCCGCACGTGGGCCGAAGACCTGCGGAAGCGCATCGACGCCGACCAGGACGTTGCCCAGGAGCTGCTCATCGGTGCCGACCTGGTCGGCGAGGCAGCGGAAGAGGCTCGCGACGACACCTCAGCAGCACTGGAGGCCTGGGCCACCCGCCTGCGGAAGGCCGGCGGTGCGCCGCTGCGCGGCAGCACGGATGCCGCCCAGGACGTCCTCGACGCGCTGGATGAGCCGCTGGCGGCCGACGCCCGCCGCTGGCAGGCGCGCCGCTTCGTGGCGCGGTATCCGCGCGTCCTTCCGCTGCAGGTCGACCGGCCTCTCGGCCGGACCGGAGCGTGGTACGAGTTCTTTCCCCGTTCGACCGGTCCCGACGGGCGTCACGGCACCTTCGCGGATGCGGAGGCCCACCTGCCGTACGTGGCCGAGCTGGGATTCGACGTCATCTACCTGCCCCCGATCCATCCCATCGGACGGACCGCCCGCAAAGGCCCGAACAACCGCACGTCCTCCGGGCCTGCCGACCCCGGGAGTCCCTGGGCCATCGGCGCTGCGGAAGGCGGCCATACCGCGGTCCACCCGGACCTGGGAACGCTGGAGGATTTCCAGCACTTCCGCGCTCGCGCCGAAGCATTGGGCCTGGAGGTGGCGCTCGACATCGCCTTCCAGTGCTCGCCGGACCATCCGTGGGTGGAGGAGCATCCGCAGTGGTTCCGCCACCGCCCCGATGGCTCGATCCGCACGGCGGAGAACCCACCGAAGCGCTACGAGGACATCTATCCCTTCGACTTCGAGACGGAGGACTGGCGGGCGCTGTGGGAGGCCCTGCGCGACGTGTTCCTGTTCTGGGTGGAGCAGGGCGTGCGGGTCTTCCGGGTGGACAACCCCCACACCAAGCCCTTCCCCTTCTGGGAGTGGTGCATCGCCCAGGTCCGGGAGCAGAGCCCCGATGTGCTGTTCCTGTCGGAGGCGTTCACGCGTCCCAAGGTGATGCACACGCTGGCGAAGCTGGGCTTCTCGCAGTCCTACACCTACTTCGCGTGGCGGAACTCCGCGGCCGAGCTCCAGGCGTACATGGAGGAGCTGACCACACCCCCCACCTGCCACTACTTCCGGCCGGCGTTCTGGCCCAACACGCCCGACATCCTCACGGAGTACCTCCAGACCGGAGGTCGGGGAGCCTACACGGTGCGCCTCGTGCTCGCGGGCACCCTGGCGTCCACCTACGGGATCTACGGACCCGCGTTCGAGCTGTTGGAGCACCGGCCCCGTGAGCCGGAGAGCGAGGAGTACCTCGACTCCGAGAAGTACCAGGTGCGGGATTGGGACCTGGAGCGCCCCGAGAGCCTGCGCGAGCTGGTGCGCTTGCTCAACCGGATCCGACACGAGAATCCGGCGCTCCAATCCAACGAGCGCCTGCTGTTCCACGACACCGACGACGAGCACGTGCTGGCCTTCAGCAAGCGCACGCCCGACGGCTCCAACCGCATCCTCGTGGTCGTGAACGTGGATCCGCACCACGCGCACGCCGCCCACGTGGATCTACGGCCCGACGCCTTCGGTCTCGACGCCGACACGCGATATCGCGCCCACGACCTGCTCGGTGGCGGGCGCTTCCAATGGCCCGCCGAACGCGCCTGGGTCCACCTCGACCCGGCGGGCCTGCCGGCGCACATCTTCCGGCTCAAGCCCTACCAACCCCGCGACGAAACCCACTTCGACTACTTCGTATGA
- a CDS encoding HPF/RaiA family ribosome-associated protein: MQIPLELAYRHVESTPAIEAMIRERTERLERFAPRITSCRVMVEMPHRRQQKGNLYHIRIDITLPGGELIVDRHPLEHSAHEDVAVAIAESFEQAEARLQRFVAMHRGDVRAHDETVLGVVARVFADEGYGFLEGEDGTEYYFNDATVQRGAVRDLEPGTEVRFHPDHGTDGPRASRVVATGIARASTEEGAR, translated from the coding sequence ATGCAGATCCCCCTCGAGTTGGCCTATCGTCACGTCGAATCCACGCCGGCGATCGAGGCGATGATCCGGGAGCGCACGGAGCGGCTCGAACGCTTCGCCCCTCGGATCACGAGCTGCAGGGTCATGGTCGAGATGCCACATCGGCGCCAGCAGAAGGGCAATCTCTACCACATCCGCATCGACATCACGCTGCCGGGAGGCGAGCTGATCGTGGATCGACACCCGCTCGAGCATTCCGCCCATGAGGACGTGGCCGTCGCCATCGCGGAGAGCTTCGAGCAGGCCGAAGCGCGGCTGCAACGCTTCGTCGCCATGCACCGTGGGGACGTGAGGGCCCACGACGAGACCGTGCTCGGCGTCGTGGCGCGCGTGTTCGCGGACGAAGGCTACGGCTTCCTCGAGGGCGAGGACGGGACGGAGTACTACTTCAACGACGCGACCGTCCAGCGCGGCGCTGTCCGCGACCTGGAGCCCGGGACGGAGGTTCGCTTCCACCCGGACCACGGAACGGACGGGCCCCGCGCCAGCCGGGTGGTCGCCACCGGAATCGCCCGGGCTTCGACGGAGGAAGGCGCCCGCTGA
- a CDS encoding CBS domain-containing protein, translating into MLRVSDIMTADVSTLDPSHTLRAALEVLADRGIHGAPVVAGDTVVGVLSLTDILTFEASEPGVPRHRPDNPDWGEMDVPTAEEADPSDDATFFVEMWSDSESDVVGRMEEEGPEWDFLEAHTVAEVMTRRVFALTPSASVADAARYMVDGGVHRVLVMDSGALVGLVSAWDIVRAVADRRL; encoded by the coding sequence ATGCTACGCGTCTCCGACATCATGACCGCCGACGTGTCCACACTGGACCCGTCCCACACCCTCCGGGCCGCCCTGGAGGTGCTGGCGGACCGAGGCATCCACGGCGCTCCGGTGGTCGCCGGTGACACCGTGGTCGGGGTCCTGTCGCTCACCGACATCCTGACCTTCGAAGCCTCGGAGCCCGGCGTGCCCCGCCATCGCCCCGACAACCCGGACTGGGGCGAGATGGACGTCCCGACCGCGGAGGAGGCGGACCCGAGCGACGACGCCACCTTCTTCGTGGAGATGTGGTCCGACTCGGAGAGCGACGTCGTGGGCCGCATGGAAGAGGAGGGGCCCGAGTGGGACTTCCTGGAAGCCCACACCGTTGCGGAAGTCATGACCCGACGGGTGTTCGCCCTCACCCCCTCCGCCTCCGTCGCCGATGCCGCCCGGTACATGGTCGACGGGGGCGTCCACCGTGTGCTGGTCATGGACTCGGGTGCTCTGGTGGGGCTCGTCTCCGCCTGGGACATCGTCCGAGCCGTGGCCGACCGCAGGCTCTGA
- a CDS encoding sodium-dependent transporter, protein MTEKTDQWGSRLGVILAVSGSAVGLGNFLRFPGQAAANGGGAFLIPYFAALIFLGIPICWAEWAMGRYGGQKGFHSAPAIMGVIGKGRIARYAGVMGVLIPLAVSFYYTFIAAWCLGYFWAYVTGSFGIDPTMAITDQTAASAAFYNGFTGTEGNGLLFGAGHLPTVVFWVITFAANMYLIVRGLSKGIERFVSLAMPIMALCALVVLIRVLTLGTPDPALPDQKVMNGLAYMWNPDFAALANPQTWLAAAGQIFFSISVGFGIIINYASYMKRKTDVALSGLTAAATNEVFEVGFGGLITLTASFVFLGLSGTVAAVATGTFGLGFQTLPVVFAQMGSFGPIIGAVWFFMLFLAAVTSSVSMYQPAVAFMREALGVERGRAVLFTVAICLVGSGLVLVYTEGGVFWNTIDFWVGTFLILVMAMIEIICFSWVFGIDRGWDEIHAGAQIQIPTVFRFIMKWVAPIYLLVVLIAFCISNLPASIAQIAQQPLAQGALALLAVVTAILFVCVRIGEKRWRELGLDLDGKEPSPNWHAPAAQGVKR, encoded by the coding sequence ATGACGGAGAAGACGGATCAATGGGGATCCCGCCTGGGGGTCATCCTGGCGGTCTCGGGATCGGCCGTGGGGCTGGGGAACTTCCTGCGCTTCCCCGGCCAGGCTGCGGCCAACGGAGGAGGGGCATTCCTGATCCCCTACTTCGCGGCGCTGATCTTCCTCGGGATCCCGATCTGCTGGGCCGAGTGGGCCATGGGACGCTACGGCGGACAGAAGGGCTTCCACTCCGCGCCCGCGATCATGGGGGTGATCGGCAAGGGGCGCATCGCGCGCTACGCCGGGGTGATGGGCGTTCTGATCCCGCTGGCGGTGTCCTTCTACTACACGTTCATCGCCGCCTGGTGTCTGGGCTACTTCTGGGCCTACGTGACCGGCTCGTTCGGGATCGATCCCACCATGGCCATCACGGACCAGACGGCCGCGTCCGCCGCGTTCTACAACGGGTTCACGGGCACGGAAGGCAACGGCCTCCTGTTCGGCGCAGGCCATCTGCCGACGGTCGTGTTCTGGGTGATCACGTTCGCGGCCAACATGTACCTGATCGTCCGGGGCCTCTCCAAGGGCATCGAGCGCTTCGTCTCGCTCGCCATGCCCATCATGGCGCTGTGCGCCCTCGTGGTCCTGATCCGCGTGCTCACGCTGGGCACCCCGGACCCGGCGCTGCCGGACCAGAAGGTGATGAACGGTCTGGCCTACATGTGGAACCCGGACTTCGCGGCGCTCGCCAACCCGCAGACGTGGTTGGCCGCCGCGGGGCAGATCTTCTTCAGCATCTCGGTCGGGTTCGGCATCATCATCAACTACGCCTCGTACATGAAGCGGAAGACGGACGTGGCCCTGTCGGGCCTGACCGCCGCCGCCACCAACGAGGTGTTCGAGGTCGGCTTCGGCGGGCTCATCACGCTGACCGCCTCCTTCGTCTTCCTGGGGCTCTCCGGCACCGTGGCCGCGGTGGCCACCGGCACGTTCGGGCTGGGCTTCCAGACGCTTCCGGTCGTGTTCGCGCAGATGGGCTCCTTCGGACCCATCATCGGAGCGGTCTGGTTCTTCATGCTCTTCCTGGCTGCCGTCACCAGCTCGGTGAGCATGTACCAGCCGGCCGTGGCCTTCATGCGTGAGGCGCTCGGCGTGGAGCGCGGCCGGGCCGTCCTGTTCACGGTCGCCATCTGCCTCGTGGGCTCCGGCCTCGTCCTCGTGTACACGGAAGGTGGGGTCTTCTGGAACACCATCGACTTCTGGGTGGGAACGTTCCTGATCCTGGTCATGGCCATGATCGAGATCATCTGCTTCAGCTGGGTCTTCGGCATCGACCGGGGCTGGGACGAGATCCACGCGGGAGCGCAGATCCAGATCCCCACCGTGTTCCGCTTCATCATGAAGTGGGTGGCGCCGATCTACCTGCTGGTGGTGTTGATCGCGTTCTGCATCTCCAACCTTCCGGCGTCGATCGCCCAGATCGCGCAACAGCCGCTGGCCCAGGGCGCTCTGGCCCTCCTCGCGGTGGTCACGGCCATCCTGTTCGTGTGCGTGCGCATCGGGGAGAAGCGCTGGAGGGAGCTGGGTCTGGACCTGGACGGCAAGGAACCGAGTCCCAACTGGCATGCGCCGGCTGCTCAAGGAGTGAAGCGATGA
- a CDS encoding helix-turn-helix transcriptional regulator, whose amino-acid sequence MPTHLGEFEQLVLLAVLRLGGDAYGVRIGDEIETVAQRRPSSGALYTTLDRLEGKGLLVSAQEADTGGRAGRPRRYYRLAPDGLEALRRSRQALLRMWSGHTVLLDRP is encoded by the coding sequence ATGCCTACACACCTCGGGGAGTTCGAGCAGCTCGTCCTGCTCGCCGTGCTACGCCTGGGCGGAGACGCCTACGGTGTGCGCATCGGGGACGAGATCGAAACCGTGGCCCAGCGCCGGCCCTCCTCGGGCGCCCTCTACACGACGCTCGATCGTCTCGAAGGGAAGGGACTCCTCGTGTCGGCCCAGGAGGCGGACACGGGCGGCCGTGCCGGACGGCCTCGACGCTACTACCGACTGGCGCCGGACGGGCTCGAGGCGCTACGGCGGTCCCGGCAGGCCCTGCTCCGCATGTGGTCGGGACACACGGTGCTGCTGGACCGCCCGTGA